The uncultured Pseudodesulfovibrio sp. nucleotide sequence GATGTCGATATCCTCGGGCTTGAGGCCGTATTTGGCGAGACCTTCCTCAAAGGTGTAGATCTTGCCGCCGATGGCCTGCTCCCGCTCGTCGGAAACGATGGGCTGCATCTCGCCGGTGTCCACAAGAATCTTCTTGTCGCCGCCTTCGATATACCAGGTGTAAATGGGGATGGTGTAAGGTTTCCCATAGTCGTGCTGGTAGGTCATCATGCCTTTGTCGAACTGTTTGGTTCCCATGACGATGGGATGGACCGTATACTTCATGCTTGCACCTTCCGTGTTTCGCTGTGTTTCTGAAAAAGGGATACGCCTAAATGATAATACCGACAACCGCCCCTGTCATCAGGGTGGCGAGCGTACCCGAGACAATGGACCGGAATCCGAGGCTGACGACATCAGCCCGCCGCTCCGGGGCCATGACGCTCAGGCCGCCGATCATGATGCCGAGGCTGCCGAAATTGGCGAATCCGCACATGGCGTAGGTCATGATGACACGGCTGCGCTCGGACAGTGCGCCAGCCGGGAGTTTGGCCATTTCGAGATACGCCAGAAATTCATTGAGAATGGTCTTGGTTCCCATCAGCCCGCCAGCGGTCTGGGCCTCGCTCCACGGAATACCCACGAGCCAGACGACCGGACTCATGATCCACCCGAGAATGCGCTGCAAGGTCAACGGTGCCCCGGCGACATCCGGCAAAAAGGCAAGCAGTGAGTTGCCGATGGAAACGAGCGCCACCAAAACGATGAGCATGGCTACCACGTTGATGAGAATGTTCACCCCGTCGGCAGTGCCGCGGGTCACGGCGTCCATGGTGGAGGTCGCGGACCTCGGCGGCACGGCGTGCCCCTCGGTGTGCGCCTCGGTCTCCGGGACCATGATGCGCGAAATGACGATGGCCGCGGGCGCGGAAATGATACTCGCTGCAAGGATCTGCCCCATGGCGTTGGGGATGACACTGGAAAGAATGGAGGCGTAGAGCACGAGCATGGTCCCGGCAATGGTTGCCATGCCGCAGGTCATGAGCGTGAAGAGTTCGCTTCGCGTCATGCGGGAAAGGTAGGGCTTGATGACAAGCGGCGCCTCGATCATGCCGACGAAAATATTGGACGCCGCTCCGACGCCGAGCGCGCCGCCGATATTCATGGTCTTTTCAAGCGCCCATGAAAAACCGCGTACGATCATCGGCAGGATACGCCAGTAATAGAGCATGGCCGACAACACGGACATGACAAGAATGATCGGCAGGGCACGAAAGGCGAGAATGAATGCGGCACCGGGATATGGTTCGGAAAAGGGCAGCGGCCCACCACCGAGATAACCGAAGACAAAACTCGTTCCGGCAACGGTCGCCTGCTCAACCGCAAGCGCAAATTTGTTGAGTCCCAGAAAGATGTGCTCAAAGACAGGAACCTTGAGCATGACAAGCGCCAGTCCTACCTGAATGGCCAATCCGACCGCCACGCCGAGCGGTTTGACCTTGCGCCGCTTTTCACTGACCGCCCAGGCCAGCCCAACCAATACCAACAATCCGAACGCGCTTTGCAGCATGCCTCTCCTCCGATTATTCAGGAAAACGGGTTTACCGTCTCCGGCGGTTTGTTGCAAGAGGCTGATTATCCATCATGTCCCACTCTGCCGCCGGGGAGACGCGGCATGAGCGGCAGCAAGGCCAGCAACAGGACGCCCTGAATGAAAAACCCCACATGAAACAATCCGGCATCCCCCATATGACCGAGAAAAGCAGGAGCAATGCCGAGGCCGACAATCGCGTTGAGCGGACCGATCAGCGCTACGGCAACGCTGCGGTGCTCGGGCGGCAGCACAAGCGACAGCATGGTGAACCCGGGT carries:
- a CDS encoding nucleoside transporter C-terminal domain-containing protein, whose translation is MLQSAFGLLVLVGLAWAVSEKRRKVKPLGVAVGLAIQVGLALVMLKVPVFEHIFLGLNKFALAVEQATVAGTSFVFGYLGGGPLPFSEPYPGAAFILAFRALPIILVMSVLSAMLYYWRILPMIVRGFSWALEKTMNIGGALGVGAASNIFVGMIEAPLVIKPYLSRMTRSELFTLMTCGMATIAGTMLVLYASILSSVIPNAMGQILAASIISAPAAIVISRIMVPETEAHTEGHAVPPRSATSTMDAVTRGTADGVNILINVVAMLIVLVALVSIGNSLLAFLPDVAGAPLTLQRILGWIMSPVVWLVGIPWSEAQTAGGLMGTKTILNEFLAYLEMAKLPAGALSERSRVIMTYAMCGFANFGSLGIMIGGLSVMAPERRADVVSLGFRSIVSGTLATLMTGAVVGIII